A genomic region of Runella rosea contains the following coding sequences:
- a CDS encoding N-acetylornithine carbamoyltransferase codes for MQHFISVHDVTDIDALVQEGLRHKQSPFAFEHLGKHKTIGLLFFNQSLRTRLSTQRAAQNLGMNTMALNVGQDSWGLELEEGVVMDGNNAEHVKEAAAVMGKYCDILAVRAFAGLQDREKDYAETVMTQFKKYAGVPIVNLESATRHPLQSLADCITIEEYKTTARPKVVLTWAPHFKALPQAVANSFCEWMNRRDVEFVVTHPEGYELSPDYVGNAKVIYNQDEAFAGADFIYAKNWSSYQNYGQVLTRDASWMITKQKMELTNNGKFMHCLPVRRNMKVTDEVLDSEQSIVIEQAGNRVWSAQAVLKRILEGLG; via the coding sequence ATGCAACATTTCATTTCCGTTCACGATGTCACCGACATTGATGCCCTTGTGCAGGAAGGCCTTCGGCACAAACAATCTCCTTTTGCGTTTGAACACTTGGGTAAACACAAAACCATCGGTTTATTGTTTTTCAACCAAAGTCTCCGGACGCGCCTAAGCACCCAGCGCGCGGCCCAAAATCTGGGCATGAACACCATGGCGCTCAATGTAGGACAAGACAGCTGGGGATTGGAATTGGAAGAAGGCGTAGTAATGGACGGCAACAACGCAGAGCACGTCAAAGAAGCGGCAGCAGTGATGGGAAAATACTGCGACATTTTGGCCGTACGGGCATTTGCGGGCTTACAGGACCGCGAAAAAGACTATGCCGAAACGGTCATGACGCAGTTTAAAAAATACGCCGGAGTACCCATCGTCAACTTGGAATCGGCCACGCGACATCCTTTGCAATCGTTGGCCGATTGCATCACCATCGAAGAATACAAAACTACAGCCCGCCCTAAAGTTGTTTTGACATGGGCCCCGCATTTTAAAGCATTGCCGCAGGCCGTCGCCAATTCGTTTTGTGAATGGATGAACCGCCGCGATGTAGAATTCGTAGTAACACACCCAGAAGGCTACGAATTGTCTCCCGACTACGTGGGCAACGCCAAAGTGATTTACAATCAAGACGAAGCCTTTGCAGGCGCTGATTTTATTTACGCCAAAAACTGGTCTTCGTACCAAAACTACGGTCAAGTGCTTACAAGAGACGCGTCGTGGATGATTACAAAACAGAAAATGGAATTGACCAATAACGGCAAATTCATGCACTGCTTGCCCGTAAGACGCAACATGAAAGTAACCGACGAAGTCCTTGATAGTGAACAATCTATCGTAATAGAACAAGCTGGCAACCGTGTGTGGTCAGCGCAAGCAGTATTGAAGCGAATTTTAGAGGGATTGGGTTAA
- a CDS encoding glutathione peroxidase: MATIKLLFVMLLSLITGLFADKKEVKTNTENIKPTASVYDYKMKALMGNEDISLSKYKGKKIVLLNVASACGYTPQYADWQKFHEQYGDKVVVLGFPANNFGSQESGSNSEIATFCQKNYGVTFQMFSKIDVTGENQHPLYRWLSTKSLNGWNDKAPSWNFCKYVVDENGKLTHFFASKIKPTDDEFKKAVGI, from the coding sequence ATGGCAACTATTAAATTACTTTTTGTTATGCTTTTATCACTCATTACGGGCCTTTTTGCCGATAAAAAAGAAGTTAAAACCAACACCGAAAACATTAAACCGACTGCTTCTGTGTACGATTACAAAATGAAAGCCCTGATGGGCAACGAAGACATTTCACTGAGTAAATACAAAGGTAAAAAAATCGTGTTGCTCAACGTAGCCTCTGCCTGCGGATACACTCCTCAGTACGCAGACTGGCAAAAATTCCATGAGCAATACGGCGACAAAGTCGTGGTACTGGGTTTTCCTGCCAACAACTTCGGGTCGCAGGAGTCTGGCTCTAATTCGGAAATTGCCACTTTTTGTCAAAAAAATTACGGAGTTACCTTCCAAATGTTCTCTAAAATCGACGTAACTGGCGAAAATCAACACCCGTTGTACCGCTGGTTGTCGACCAAATCACTTAATGGCTGGAATGACAAAGCCCCGTCGTGGAACTTTTGTAAATATGTAGTAGACGAAAACGGCAAACTGACCCACTTCTTTGCGTCTAAAATCAAACCCACCGACGACGAATTCAAAAAAGCCGTAGGAATTTAA